DNA from Rubripirellula lacrimiformis:
GGGGCCGGGGATCGGACGACCGCGGCGGAGGTCAGCGAACAGCATACCGAAACGACACGCTGACGCCTTGGTGGGATCGCCCGGGTCCGCAGAAGGACCACGGATCCCCCCTAAACGCACCTTTCGTGTGCCGCGAATGTATAGGCTGCCCCCTAGAAACGCGCACGGGGAGGGCAGAAAATGGACCGCCGATCGATGCCGAAATGTCCATTCGAATGTCAAAAACTGACGTCGACTGCACGATAAATTTGCTGGTTTCTCCCTGACTTTGCGCAGTGGCCGATCGCCTCAAACGGCCTGCGGAAAACCAGTCCCCCCCAGCGGCCCACAGCGGCAACATCGACGCCACCAAAAGACGCCTAGTCAACGTCAAACCTGACGGTACGGTAGCTGCAACAGGTTTGCCGTCGTCTGGCAGCCCCTTTTTCTAACCTCTTCTCTGATCGGTCTCGCTGCTATGGAGACAACGTCCCCACACTATCGCCACACCAAAATCATCGCGACTCTTGGGCCTGCGACTCAGACACGCGAACGATTGACGGCATTAACGCTAGCCGGTGTGGACCTGTTTCGTTTGAACATGGCACATGGATCCGTTCAATGGGTCGCCGAGATCGTGGCGTTGATCCGCGAGATATCCGCCGAAGTCGAGCGCGAAGTCGCGGTCATGATCGACGTCAAAGGCCCCGAGATCCGGACTGGCGATTTGCCCGAACCAGTGGTGCTGACACCGGGCGACCAAATTCACTTGTTCACGACCAATGCCACCGCACCGGCCCCCACCGACGTGTTGAGCGTATCGGTCAACTACCCGGATCTGCCATCCGATGTTGCCGTCGGGTCAACCATTTTGGTCGACAGCGGATTGATGCGTCTGAAGGTGTTGAACAAGGACGCCACCAGCGTTCGGTGCCAGGTGATGACAGCGGGCACACTTGGTTCGCGACGACACATCAACCTGCCGGGGGTGGAAGTCAATCTGCCATCGCTTACCGAGAAAGACGAAGCCGACTTGATCGCCGGGATTGATGCCGGCATCGACTTTGTCGCACTGTCTTTTGTTCGCAAGGCCGACGACATCTTTGCACTCCGCAAGTTCCTGGACGACCGCGGATCGCCAGCTCGCATCATCGCGAAGATCGAAGAACAGTCGGGCGTTCGCAACATGGACGAGATCATCCGTGCCGCCGATGCGATCATGGTGGCTCGCGGTGACCTGGGGATCGAAATCGATTATCACTGTCTGCCGTTGGTGCAAACCCAACTGGTCCAGGCCTGCCAAGACCAAGGCAAACCGGTCATCATCGCCACCCATCTGTTGGAATCGATGATTCAGTCGCCGATTCCAACTCGCGCTGAAATTTCCGATGTATCCAATGCCGTTCGCGAACAGGCCGACGCCGTGATGCTGTCGGGCGAAACGACGACAGGCGCGTATCCGTTGGAATCGGTCGAGGTACTGAAGAATATCATTCAAAGCATCGAACCATCGGTCAGCTCGGATCTGAACAGCCGCATCAAGCTGATCGAACCGAAAGAGAAGATGCTGCGTTCGACCGCCAGGTTGGCACAGGACCTAGGCGATTCCGGGATCGTTGTTTTCACTCGCAGCGGATTCCTGGCCTACGTGCTGGGAGCCCTTCGTCCCCGGGGTGTGCCGATCTTTGCATTCACCGACAACGAATCCATTTTCCGTCAGCTGCTGTTGCCGTGGGGCGTCGAACCGTTCTTGATCGACTTCTCCGCCGACCCCGAAGAAACGATCCAAGATGCGTTCGAACGGCTGAAGGAAAAAGGATGGTGCGTGCCGGGTTCATGGTTAGTCGTGATCACCAACGCCTTGGCAAACGATAAGGTCATCGATACGACTCAGATTCGCCAAGTCGAATAGCCCCGCTAGGCAGAACGTTTCACCGTGCGGGCAACGCCCCACGCGTCCATGCACCCCAAACGCGCGGCACGGAGGGCACGCGGTGAAACGATGGCGGCGGTAACGGATCGCGCGAAACGCTGGGCAGATCGTTTAACCGTGCGGGCAACGCCCCACGCGTCCATGCGCCCCAAACGCGCGGCACGCTGGGCACGCGGTGAAACGATGGCGGCGGCGACGGATCGCGCGGCACGCCAGGCAGATCGTTTAACCGTGCGGGCAACGCCCCACGCGTCCATGCACCCTAAACGCGCGGCCCGTTGGGCACGCGGTTAAACGATGGCGGCGGCGACGGATCACGCGGCACGGAGGGCAGATCGTTTAACCGTGCGGGCAACGCCCCACGCGTCCATGCGACCTAAACGCGCGGCCCGATGGGCACGCGGTTAAACGATGGCGGCGGTAACGGATCACGCGGCACGCTGGGCAGATCGTTTAACCGTGCGGGCAACGCCCCGCGCGTCCATGCACCCCAAACGCGCGGCCCGATGGGCACGCGGTTAAACGATGGCGGGCAACGCCCCACGCGTCCCCAAACGCGCGGCCCGATGGGCACGCGGTTAAACGATGGCGGGCAACACCCCGCGCGTCCATGCGCCCTAAACGCGCGGCCCGGTGGGCACGCGGTTAAACGATGGCGGGCAACGCCCCACGCGTCCATGCGCCCCCAAGCGCGCGGCCCGATGGGCACGCGGTGAAACGATGGCGGGCATCGCCCCGCGCGGCAACGGATCGTTTAGCCGCGGTCGGCTAGGTCTTGGTTGGTGTTGGACCGGTCGTCGGGGCGAAGTTTTGCCAGTGGCTTTTCGTTGACGGTGCCGGGGACCAACCAGGGGCCACGACTATTCTCGCGAATCAGTCGCATCAGTTCGTCGTTGTCGATCGCCTCGACTTCCAACAACCGCTGGGTGACGGCTTCGAGCACGTCGCGGCGTTGTTCTAGAATCTCGCGTGTCTGGGTCAGCGAGTCATCGATGATACGCGTGACTTCTTTGTCGATCATCTTCGCCATTTCTTCGCTGTGCATCGTTTGGTAGCCTTCGCCACCACCGGCCAGGAATGCCGATCGATTGCTCCGCCGCAAATTGATTCGCCCCAACCGGCTCATGCCATAATCCATCACCATGCTGCGAGCGATCTCGGTACAACGTTCCAGGTCGTTTTGAGCACCGGTGCTGATGTCTTGGAACGTCATCTCTTCGGTCAACGTGCCCGCCAACAGCACCTTCATGTTGCTTTCCAGTTCCGTCTTCGTCATCAAGTAGCGTTCCGATTCGGGACGCTGCATCGTGTAGCCCAATGCCGCTAGTCCACGCGGGATGATGCTGACCTTGTGTACCGGATCGGTGTTGGGAAGTGCTGCGGCGACGATCGCGTGGCCAGCTTCGTGATAGGCGACGCGGATTTTTTCGTCCGCGTTCATCACCCGATTTTTCTTTTCCAGTCCGGCGGTAACGCGTTCCACCGCCTCGTTGAATTGATCGATGCTGACGGCACGTTTTTCGGCGCGAGCGGCAAGCAGCGCCGCTTCGTTGACCAGGTTGGCCAAGTCGGCACCGACGAAACCAGGCGTGATCGAGGCGATCTCTTTCAAATCAACCTGTTCGTCCAGTTTGACGTTTTTGACGTGCACTTTCAGGATCGCTTCGCGGCCGCCGACATCGGGGCGATCGACCAGCACGTGCCGATCGAATCGACCGGGACGCAGCAGCGCGGGGTCCAACGTTTCGGGACGGTTGGTCGCGGCGATCACGATCACGCCGGAATTCGATACGAAACCATCCATTTCGACCAACAATGCATTGAGCGTCTGTTCCCGCTCGTCGTGACCACCGACGGCTGACCCGCTGCGACTTTTGCCCAGCGCGTCCAGTTCGTCGATAAAGATGATGCAGGGTGCACGGTTGGTGGCCTGTTGGAACATGTCACGGACGCGAGCAGCGCCGACACCGACATACATTTCGACAAAGTCACTTCCCGACAGGCTAAAGAAGGGCACGCCGGCTTCGCCCGCAATCGCCTTGGCCAACAACGTCTTGCCCGTTCCGGGAGGCCCGACCAACAACACTCCCTTGGGAATGCGACCACCGAGCGATTGGTACTTTTCGCTGTTCTTTAGGAAGTCAACGATCTCGCGAACCTCTTCGACCGCTTCGTCGATGCCCGCGGTGTCTGCAAACGAAAGCCCCAGTTCCTCTTGGCTGTACAGTTTGCCCCGGCTTCGCGAGAACGACATCGGCGATCCGACCCCGCCGATCCGGCGCAACATCACCACACCTAGGACGACGAAGATGCCGATCATCAACAGTTCGGGCCAATGGTCCTGCAGGAACCGACTTGGTCGGGCGTTGTCCCAGGTCACACCCGAGGCGTCCAGGTAGGCGACCAGCCGCTCGTGTTCGGCTTCGTTAAGCGTATCCCGGATGGTTTGGAACTCGACTCGCTTGGCCGGTTCCTTGGGATTGGTACCACCGACCCCCAACGACCGATACATCACGGTTCCGGTGATCGATTCATCCGACACTTCGATATCTTGCGGATCGCTGTATTCGATCTGGATCTCGGGGTTCTTTTTGGAGGTGACCACCAGAGTTGGAACAGGAGGACCGGCGACCGAGTCCGTTTTCGCAGCCTCTCTCGCGACGGAATCGGCGTCGCCGTCCGGGTCGTCCGCATTGGCTTTGTCCGAATCGCCTGCGGCCGCGACTTCACCACCGTCGGTCGGCTTGGCGGCGTCATCAGCAGGCTTGGTCGCGGCGGCATCCGCGTCGCCATCGGCTGAATCAACCGGTGCAGGATCAGAATCAGCTTGGTCGGAATCAGCTTGGTCGGTGCCATTTTCGTCGGCATCGGCAGGGGACAATGTTTCGGGCGCAGCGCCGGTGTCCGGGGTGCTCGAGGTCGCAGCCGCCTGGTCCGTGGCGGACAGCTTCAGCAATGCCATCAAATCGGGATAGCGTAGGCTGCGTGCGTTGTTGCCAAACAGAAACGCGCTGACCAGGACGGCGGCGGTCACCAGGACCAAGACCAACCAGACGTTACCAGCGGGCTTTTGTTCGCTGTTGCGTTGGGGATTGTCGCTCATTCGCTATCAGATCTTCGATGAATGGTAAGAACGGGGTGGCTAATGGTGGTGGTGCGGTTAGCCGATACGCTGCGCGGGTGTCCGCAAGGCAGGCGAGCCACAACACATTGTGTTTGCGCATTGTTTGGGCTTCCAGCGTGTCGGACAAGCGCGGGTGCACCGATCCAACTTCGTCACCGGGTCGTAACGATGGTGCCGATCGTCCATCATGGTATGCCGTCCAAGCCGATTTGGCTCGTCGGTGTATTCTGATCGGCATCGATCGGGATCGACGAGTCCTTCGGGGGCTGGAAACCGGAAGACCAGTTGATCGGCCAATCGGATTCCGTGCTTTGGTTCGCATCGACCTGCGGATTCCCGGTGATTTCGCATTCATTTGTCTGACTAGATTAGCCGCCCGTGACGCAAACTTCCCCCCAAGGTCGCCCTATGTCGAATTCAGCGGCGTCGAATGCAGCGGCGTCGAATTCAGCGGCGCCGATCCAGAAGGTCGCGGTCCTGGGCGCGACAGGCAGCATCGGCACGGCAACGGCCGAGGTAATCAATCACCTGAACCGGGTGGATTCCCAGTATCGCTGGCATTTATGGGCCGCCTCTGGCCATCAAAACCTGGATCGATTGATCGAAATCGCTGACGCAGCGGACGATCCCCCCGAACATTTGGTGATGTCCGACCCGGCATCGGCTGCAAACTTCACCTCAATGGACGCTGTCGCCGGCGGCGCTGCCCCGCGGCCAAATTCGTCATCCTGGCCTGATTCGCTCGCTGGCACCCGGATTTCGTACGGCCCAGACGCTCTGATCGACGTGGCCAGCGCCCCGGAGGTCGACGTGGTGGTGGCGTCGATCGTCGGACGAGCCGGTCTGGAAAGCACCTTAGCGGCGGTCCAGGCGGGCAAACGCGTGGCACTGGCCAACAAAGAAACGTTGGTCGTGGCCGGCCCGCTGGTTCGCCAGGCGATGTTGACCAGCGGAGCCGAACTGTTGCCGGTCGACAGCGAGCATTCGGCGATCTTCCAGTGCATGGGCGGAGCCGCGTCTGCCTGTGCCCCCGGCCACCCATCAGGCCACCCATCGGGCCCCAACGCCGATCCCCATCCGGCCCCACGCCCCAAGAAGCTGATCCTGACGGCCAGCGGCGGGCCATTTCGGACCTGGACAAAACAACAGATGTCCGACGCCACCGTCGAATCGGCACTGGCCCACCCGACCTGGGACATGGGCCCCAAGATCACGATCGACTCGGCGACGATGATGAACAAATCGCTGGAAATCATCGAAGCCCGCTGGCTGTTTGATTTACCCGCCGAGGCCATCGAAGTGGTCGTTCACCCCCAATCGATCATTCATTCGATGGTCGAGTTCGACGACGGGTCCGTGATCGCCCAGCTGAGCCCGCCGGACATGAAGTTGCCGATTCAGTACGCACTGACGTATCCTCGGCGCTTAGCATGCCCCTCACCGCCCCTGGATCGAACCCGGTCCTGGGACCTGACTTTGGAAGTGGCCGACCAGGACCGTTTTCCCGGTTTGACGCTAGGATTCGAGGTCGCGGCGGCCGGCGGCACCGCCGGTGCGGTGGTCAACGCGGCCAACGAAGAGGCGGTCGGTCTGTTCCTGAACGGTCAAATTCGGTTTACTGACATCGTTTTGGGATGCCGTGACGTTCTGGAACACCACACGCACGAGTCCGCACCGACCCTGAGCCGATTGCTGGAACTGGATCGCTGGGCACGTGCCGAGACTCGACAAAGATTCAAGCTGTAACCGAACCAGCTGGAAACCCGCCGGCTGGAACCAATCCATCGGGCCTGCCCAGCGCAGTCATCCCGACCCAACCCCTACCTTCGCTCACCCCAAACGGACACTCAAACCGTCCGTTTTAATCGTTTTAGGCACCTGATAGATGATGTTGATTGACTCGATCGCGGCGATGCTCCCGATGATCGCCGCCCTACCATTGGCGGCTACCGATGACCCCGGATTCATCGCCTCGCTGCTGACAAACATTTTCTTGTGGGGACGAGTGGCGCTCGGAATCGGGTTGGTCATTTTTGTCCACGAACTGGGACACTTTGTGGCCGCCAAGTCGTTTGGCGTCAAATGCGAAAAGTTCTACGTCGGATTCGATGTGCCGATCAAAATCGGCCCGATCAAGTTTCCTCGCACGTTGGGCAAATTCACCTACGGCGAAACCGAATACGGCATCGGCATCATCCCGCTGGGCGGCTACGTCAAGATGCTGGGCCAAGACGACGATCCACGCAACTTAGAAGAAGAAAACAAACGCATCTCGGTCGACAGTGACACCGCCGACGAACCGGTGCTGGACCCCCGCAGCTTTCCAGCCAAACCGGTTTGGCAACGGATGATCATCATCAGCGCCGGCGTGGTCGTGAACGTGATCACCGGCGTGCTGTTTGCCGCAATCGCGTTTGGTTACGGAGTCACCTACAGCCCGGCCGTGGTGGGCGGAGTGACGCCGGGCGGCCCCGCTTGGCAAGCCGGTATCGAACCCGGTGGCAAGGTCATCGCCGTGGGCGAACTGAAAGATGACCAGATGCATTTCCGCGAAATGAAGATGGAAATCCTGACGCAAGGATTCGAAACGCCCGACCAGCCCATCGATGTCGCGATCCAATACGACGACGGCGTCCGCAATTTCAAACTGCAACCCAAAGCGCTGCCGGAAAACAAAGACTATCGCATGATCGGCGTGGCGATTCCGCACTCCGTCACGCTGAACCAGGACACCTACGCTCGCCCGCAAAGTGTTGCCGCCGATGTGCTTTCGGATGCCGACGCAGGAGCCACGATCACGGCCTTCAATGGCAACCCGATCGTCAGCGATTCGATCGTGCCGGGAACGAACTTCTTTGACTACCTGTACACCCACCCCAACGAAGCGGTCGAACTGACGCTGAAGCGCAGTGACGACAGCGAAGCCACGGTCAGCTTGCCACCGCAAACAGCGAAATCGGCAGGCATCCGTTTTGCCATTGGCCCGATCGTCGCCATGGTCGATGGCGGACCGGCCGAACAGGCGGGCCTGAAACTGGGCGACGTCATCACTGCGATCGGTGACAACGACCAGATCGACGCCTACAGCCTGCCAGCGATGTTGGTTGGCAACAGCGATCCGGTAGCTTTGAAGATTCGTCGTGGCGACGGTGACGATGCCGAATCGACCACCATCACCATCACCCCGAACCGGTCACTGCAAACGCTGTCACCGACGGCCAATCTGTCGAACGACATCGGCATCAATTCGCTGGGACTGGCCTACAAACCGCTATCCACCGTGGCACGCATCACCGCGCCGGCGAAAAGCGATGCCGAAGATGGCGGGTTGAAGGTCGGCGACCGACTGCAAAAGATTCGCTTGGTGATGTCGGATTCGGAAACCCCGGACTGGCTGCACGACGAACTGTTTGGCCCGGTGCTGAAGTCGCTTCGTGAAGGCCAAGAGTTCTCGCCATCGACGCCGCTGAACGCCTTTGTCGACACCATCCAATACCTACCGGTTGGCACCAAGCTAGAGATTCAAGCGACCCGTCCACCCGAAAATCGAGTGGTCACGGCGACCGTCGAAATCCAAGCGGACGAGTTCAATCTGTTCGATCGTGGACTGCAGTTCCCGCCACGGGAAGCCGTCCAAAAAGCGACCTCGCCCGGCAACGCGTTGGCGCTCGGCTACCGCGAAGGCAAGCGACGTTTGAAAGACGTTTTGCGTTTCTTGGAAATGCTGCCGCGAGGACAAATCGGGCTGAAACAAGTCGGTGGACCGTTGGCGATCGTGGGGATCGCTAAGAGCGAAGCCGAGAAGGGCATCTCGCCGCAATTGATGTTCTTGACCATGCTGAGCATGAACTTGGCGATCTTGAATTTCCTGCCGATCCCTGCCTTGGACGGCGGACACATGATGTTCTTGCTGTACGAATTGGTCGCCGGAAAACGGGCCAACGAACAATTGGAATTCCGGCTGACGATTGCCGGGCTGCTGTCGCTGCTAGCCTTGATGGTGGTCGTGTTCGCCAACGACCTATTCCGGTTCCTGAACTAACCGGTCGGGATGGCCGAAAGTCTTGGCGACTTGCGCTACGGGGATTTCGGATCGCGGCTTGCCGATTCCCGGCCGCTTACGCGATCACGGCTCACTCAATCGCCAGCCCGTTGGCCAGTTTCGCGACGGTTGCTGTGTCTATCGCTGTTCTAGCTTGCGAATGATGGGCTCCATCGCTTCCAGTTCGGTGTAATACATCGCACTGGGGTCGATGCCTTTGTCGTCCAGCCACTCGATTCGCTCGCTGACCGTCGGGCGATTGGCGATCCAGGGCAGGACCACCAACCAAACGACCGCGATCACGGCGATCGATGCAGCCAACCGCCATCGCGGCGTGATGATCACGGCAGGTACTGGTCAATCTGGTCTCGGAACACGACCCGGAACATCAACCAGGCCATGGCCAGCGTCAGGACCAAGTTCAGCGTCTGACCACAGACGTACAGGATCAACGGCTTGCCGCCTTTGAGGTGCGGCGCTAGTTCACGGAAATTGGTCTGCAATCCGATGCTGACAAATGCCAAACAGAACAGCCAACCACGCAGCGTCTTGGTCGATCCACCGATCATCGCGTCGATCACCGCAGGGCCACCGACCAAGTTGCTATACAGCAACGAAAAGATCACCGACGCCGCCACGAACC
Protein-coding regions in this window:
- the pyk gene encoding pyruvate kinase — encoded protein: METTSPHYRHTKIIATLGPATQTRERLTALTLAGVDLFRLNMAHGSVQWVAEIVALIREISAEVEREVAVMIDVKGPEIRTGDLPEPVVLTPGDQIHLFTTNATAPAPTDVLSVSVNYPDLPSDVAVGSTILVDSGLMRLKVLNKDATSVRCQVMTAGTLGSRRHINLPGVEVNLPSLTEKDEADLIAGIDAGIDFVALSFVRKADDIFALRKFLDDRGSPARIIAKIEEQSGVRNMDEIIRAADAIMVARGDLGIEIDYHCLPLVQTQLVQACQDQGKPVIIATHLLESMIQSPIPTRAEISDVSNAVREQADAVMLSGETTTGAYPLESVEVLKNIIQSIEPSVSSDLNSRIKLIEPKEKMLRSTARLAQDLGDSGIVVFTRSGFLAYVLGALRPRGVPIFAFTDNESIFRQLLLPWGVEPFLIDFSADPEETIQDAFERLKEKGWCVPGSWLVVITNALANDKVIDTTQIRQVE
- a CDS encoding site-2 protease family protein translates to MMLIDSIAAMLPMIAALPLAATDDPGFIASLLTNIFLWGRVALGIGLVIFVHELGHFVAAKSFGVKCEKFYVGFDVPIKIGPIKFPRTLGKFTYGETEYGIGIIPLGGYVKMLGQDDDPRNLEEENKRISVDSDTADEPVLDPRSFPAKPVWQRMIIISAGVVVNVITGVLFAAIAFGYGVTYSPAVVGGVTPGGPAWQAGIEPGGKVIAVGELKDDQMHFREMKMEILTQGFETPDQPIDVAIQYDDGVRNFKLQPKALPENKDYRMIGVAIPHSVTLNQDTYARPQSVAADVLSDADAGATITAFNGNPIVSDSIVPGTNFFDYLYTHPNEAVELTLKRSDDSEATVSLPPQTAKSAGIRFAIGPIVAMVDGGPAEQAGLKLGDVITAIGDNDQIDAYSLPAMLVGNSDPVALKIRRGDGDDAESTTITITPNRSLQTLSPTANLSNDIGINSLGLAYKPLSTVARITAPAKSDAEDGGLKVGDRLQKIRLVMSDSETPDWLHDELFGPVLKSLREGQEFSPSTPLNAFVDTIQYLPVGTKLEIQATRPPENRVVTATVEIQADEFNLFDRGLQFPPREAVQKATSPGNALALGYREGKRRLKDVLRFLEMLPRGQIGLKQVGGPLAIVGIAKSEAEKGISPQLMFLTMLSMNLAILNFLPIPALDGGHMMFLLYELVAGKRANEQLEFRLTIAGLLSLLALMVVVFANDLFRFLN
- the ftsH gene encoding ATP-dependent zinc metalloprotease FtsH, whose product is MSDNPQRNSEQKPAGNVWLVLVLVTAAVLVSAFLFGNNARSLRYPDLMALLKLSATDQAAATSSTPDTGAAPETLSPADADENGTDQADSDQADSDPAPVDSADGDADAAATKPADDAAKPTDGGEVAAAGDSDKANADDPDGDADSVAREAAKTDSVAGPPVPTLVVTSKKNPEIQIEYSDPQDIEVSDESITGTVMYRSLGVGGTNPKEPAKRVEFQTIRDTLNEAEHERLVAYLDASGVTWDNARPSRFLQDHWPELLMIGIFVVLGVVMLRRIGGVGSPMSFSRSRGKLYSQEELGLSFADTAGIDEAVEEVREIVDFLKNSEKYQSLGGRIPKGVLLVGPPGTGKTLLAKAIAGEAGVPFFSLSGSDFVEMYVGVGAARVRDMFQQATNRAPCIIFIDELDALGKSRSGSAVGGHDEREQTLNALLVEMDGFVSNSGVIVIAATNRPETLDPALLRPGRFDRHVLVDRPDVGGREAILKVHVKNVKLDEQVDLKEIASITPGFVGADLANLVNEAALLAARAEKRAVSIDQFNEAVERVTAGLEKKNRVMNADEKIRVAYHEAGHAIVAAALPNTDPVHKVSIIPRGLAALGYTMQRPESERYLMTKTELESNMKVLLAGTLTEEMTFQDISTGAQNDLERCTEIARSMVMDYGMSRLGRINLRRSNRSAFLAGGGEGYQTMHSEEMAKMIDKEVTRIIDDSLTQTREILEQRRDVLEAVTQRLLEVEAIDNDELMRLIRENSRGPWLVPGTVNEKPLAKLRPDDRSNTNQDLADRG
- the dxr gene encoding 1-deoxy-D-xylulose-5-phosphate reductoisomerase, whose amino-acid sequence is MSNSAASNAAASNSAAPIQKVAVLGATGSIGTATAEVINHLNRVDSQYRWHLWAASGHQNLDRLIEIADAADDPPEHLVMSDPASAANFTSMDAVAGGAAPRPNSSSWPDSLAGTRISYGPDALIDVASAPEVDVVVASIVGRAGLESTLAAVQAGKRVALANKETLVVAGPLVRQAMLTSGAELLPVDSEHSAIFQCMGGAASACAPGHPSGHPSGPNADPHPAPRPKKLILTASGGPFRTWTKQQMSDATVESALAHPTWDMGPKITIDSATMMNKSLEIIEARWLFDLPAEAIEVVVHPQSIIHSMVEFDDGSVIAQLSPPDMKLPIQYALTYPRRLACPSPPLDRTRSWDLTLEVADQDRFPGLTLGFEVAAAGGTAGAVVNAANEEAVGLFLNGQIRFTDIVLGCRDVLEHHTHESAPTLSRLLELDRWARAETRQRFKL